A stretch of the Aegilops tauschii subsp. strangulata cultivar AL8/78 chromosome 4, Aet v6.0, whole genome shotgun sequence genome encodes the following:
- the LOC109786739 gene encoding uncharacterized protein, with product MAMSPPPPRRAPSSRPTPPLPDDVMREILLRLPADDPACLVRAAAGCISWRGMVSDPSFAPAYRLRRGAPPMLGFLYDDRPAGEHWISHFLPTATSPPLAARDRQHRHALDSRHGLALFYTPRSHAHFLVCDLVTGEHWEIRADPKCYKIIWSNLLQEMHSLRENEQISCNASVLCAKDGCDHRDCHGGPFLVALVGSDVEGDTYMNHAAVYSSATREWSDVTSVEQENVIDGTGHSAVVGNTVYAPCVEDDSVVVYNTREKKLSVIAAPLEVEDQEQQPYLDLMGLEDGMLLFASVVKPRLYLWTMEAGPRGAAGWARRRVIELGPLLPLPVLEDKSDVSAVGFAEGVCVIFLKTRVGLYTMELSPGKGKKVHRGYINKVMPYMSFYTGAWGRLPASNVASRAVVDATTI from the exons ATGGCGATGAGTCCGCCTCCGCCGCGCCGCGCCCCCAGCTCCCGTCCGACGCCGCCGCTGCCAGACGACGTCATGCGCGAGATTCTCCTGCGCCTGCCGGCGGACGACCCCGCGTGCCtcgtccgcgccgccgccggctgcATTAGCTGGCGGGGCATGGTCTCGGACCCCAGCTTCGCCCCCGCCTACCGCTTGCGCCGCGGTGCGCCGCCCATGCTGGGCTTCCTCTACGACGACCGCCCAGCTGGGGAGCACTGGATCTCCCACTTCCTCCCCACCGCGACCTCCCCCCCGCTGGCCGCCCGCGACCGCCAGCACCGGCACGCTCTCGACTCCCGGCACGGCCTCGCCCTCTTCTACACCCCTAGAAGCCACGCGCACTTCCTTGTCTGCGACCTCGTCACCGGCGAGCACTGGGAAATTCGCGCCGACCCCAAGTGCTACAAGATCATTTGGTCGAATTTGCTGCAGGAAATGCACTCCCTGCGCGAGAATGAGCAAATATCCTGTAATGCTTCCGTGCTCTGTGCCAAGGATGGGTGTGACCACCGTGATTGCCATGGCGGCCCATTCCTCGTGGCCTTGGTGGGCTCCGACGTGGAAGGGGACACGTATATGAACCACGCCGCCGTCTACTCATCAGCTACTCGCGAGTGGAGCGACGTGACCTCCGTTGAGCAAGAGAATGTCATCGATGGCACGGGGCACAGTGCTGTTGTGGGGAATACGGTCTATGCCCCCTGCGTGGAGGATGACAGTGTCGTGGTGTACAACACGCGTGAGAAAAAACTATCTGTGATCGCGGCGCCGCTTGAGGTCGAGGACCAGGAGCAGCAGCCGTACCTTGACCTCATGGGGCTGGAGGACGGCATGCTGCTGTTTGCGTCTGTGGTGAAGCCTAGACTCTACCTATGGACAATGGAGGCTGGTCCAAGAGGAGCTGCGGGATGGGCGCGACGCAGGGTCATCGAGCTCGGGCCATTGCTCCCTCTTCCTGTCCTCGAGGACAAGTCGGACGTGTCTGCGGTTGGTTTTGCAGAAGGTGTTTGTGTCATCTTCCTCAAGACAAGGGTTGGGTTGTACACAATGGAGCTCAGTCCAGGCAAAGGCAAAAAGGTGCACCGAGGGTACATCAATAAGGTCATGCCCTACATGAGCTTCTACACTGGAG CATGGGGGCGTCTGCCAGCATCTAATGTAGCTTCACGCGCAGTTGTTGATGCTACAACGATATAA